A segment of the Methanomassiliicoccaceae archaeon DOK genome:
ATCGTCCCGGGACTCGAGGTCAGCACCATGGACCCCGAGAGGGAAGGCGGCAGGCTGAGGGGCATGTGGCCCCCTCAGTGAGCCTTAATAGGACGTCGACGATTACCGTACATGGACGGGATTAAGGCGGTCGGATTCGACCTTGACGGCACCTTCATGAGGACGCGCGTGGACTACGCGAGGCTCAACGCCGCCGACCGCGAGGTCTGTCTGGACCACGGCATCCCGTTCGACGACATCGATTTCGGGGATTCCCCCAAACGCCCACGCGCACCCATAAGGGCGTGGCTCGAGGAGCACAGCCGCGGCGACGAGTTCTGTCAGGTGAGCAGGGACATCGACACGGCGTTCACGGAGTGCGAGTGCGAGTTCGTATCGGAGGCCGTCCCCTTCCCGGGATCGGCCGAGTGCCTCCCGGTTCTGAAATCGATGGGGTACAGGGTCGGGATCCTCACCCGCGGGAGCCTGGAGTACGCCACCAGAGCGCTCGGTCCGCTCTTCGACGAATTCGACGTCGTCATGGGCAGGGACCATTCCGAGTACGACAACGCCAAGCCGTCCCCGAGGGCGATGGTCGAGTTCGCGGAGGAGCTCGGCGTCGAACCGTCCGAGATCCTCTACGTCGGTGACAACTCCACGGACTGGATGTCGGCTCACGGTGCCGGGGCAAGATTCGTCGGAGTGAGGACCGGTTCCGGATCGGACGACCTGTGGGCGTCCGTCGACCCATCCATCCCGGTGATAGACCGCGCGGGGGATGTCGTCCGCCTTCTTTGAGCACACGTCTGGCCGTCCCTCTTCCTTTCTGTGACCGCGGACCCGGATGTCGGCGACACCCACGGTTCAAATGACACGATAATCCTCAGATGGGGGGACATCGGTCGGGTCTGGATTACGGTCGGTGAGAAACCGACGGAGAAATCGTGTGTGGGAAGGGGTTTGCCCGGCGGCCGATGCCGCCGGGCCTGGAATTGTTTACTCTGTTCCGTCTCCGAGCTTGTGGACACGGTCCAGGGTCTTCATGTGCTCGAGGTCGTCGTACCTGAACCTCTCGAGGTTGTAGGCGAAGGTCCTGTCAGCGGGCATGATCTTCTTGACGACCTGGATGAGGGTGCTTCCCATGGACATCAGGCCCTTGTTCATGTCGACTCCGAACCTGGTCATTCCGCAGACCACGTGTCCGGGGCTGACGACGTCGTGGGGGTCCAGGACGGTCTTGATCTCCCTCTCCATGGAAGCGGTGGCGGCGTTGTGGATGACGTCGGTGTTCCAGGCGAAGAAGACTCCGAATCCGGTGGTCCTTCCTCC
Coding sequences within it:
- a CDS encoding HAD-IA family hydrolase, producing MDGIKAVGFDLDGTFMRTRVDYARLNAADREVCLDHGIPFDDIDFGDSPKRPRAPIRAWLEEHSRGDEFCQVSRDIDTAFTECECEFVSEAVPFPGSAECLPVLKSMGYRVGILTRGSLEYATRALGPLFDEFDVVMGRDHSEYDNAKPSPRAMVEFAEELGVEPSEILYVGDNSTDWMSAHGAGARFVGVRTGSGSDDLWASVDPSIPVIDRAGDVVRLL